A window of Flammeovirga kamogawensis genomic DNA:
ATCGCTGTGAAAGTTTTTCAGAAGTATCAAGAATAATGGGTTGGTTGTGCTGCTGCCAAAATTGAAAATCTCTGTTTTTAGGATTTTTCTGTCCAGCTTTCTGAAACATCCAAAGCATCCATTCCCTTCGACTTTCTTCTCTGTTTTCTTCAATACTTTTTACAATAGTCTTAGCGGTGTGTTTTTTGAAATCTCTCAATATATCAGACAGGTTCTTGTTACGATCTTTTGTGATGATCATGTGAATATGATTACTCATTATCACATAGGCGTGAATTTTTAAGCCTTTGTGTTCTTGACAATATTTGAAACTGTCAAGGATGATATTACGGTATTCTTTTCTTGTGAATACATCTATCCAATAGACTACTGTCATTGTTACGAAATAGGTTGCTTCTTGATCGTAGAAGGAGTGTGTTCTAGCCATGATGAATCGTTTTAGTTAGTTTTTTATTTATCGAAGTTAGTGATAAGGGAGGTGGTAATGAAATGTTTTTTGGTTTTAAGTTACAAACTTAAATGAGTGTGTAAGTTCTTAGTGATGCCTGTCGGCTTAACACAAAGAACAGTTGGGTATTTCTATGATAATTAAGATATTATTTATCATACTCCATCACCGACATCACATATCCTTCTTTCAAAGCAGCTTGTCTATGGTAAAAATGAGGAGCAAAACTCGGGTCAGTATTCATGTCTACAAAATGTTTTCTTGAAGGGAAAAAGACGATACTGATTTCATTCCGTTGTTTTTCTGATTTGTGGGTATTTGTCATAGTCTGTGACTTTTATTTTAGAGTAGGAACTTAAAACTCTAAAAGTTCTCAGTGTTATTGGTTGTGATATCATAAAAATATGGATTAAGTGTTTTGAATTAATAATTGATTAAACCAAACAGACCACTAACTTGCAATTACAAAACTACTATCACTACATTAATTATACTTCAGTAATAAACAATAAAGCAAATGATCAAAATTTGTAAACTACTACTACTTACTCATCTTTCCTCTTCTCTTTATGGACAAACTTCTTTGGTATGGGAGTTTAGAACCGAAGATAGAGTGTATTCATCACCTGTTGTTGATGATAGCAACATTTATATAGGGAGTAACGACTCTTGCCTTTACGTTCTTGGTAAAGAAAAAGGTCAGTTGAAATGGAAATTTAAAACCGAAGGCGAAGTCAAGTCACGGCCTTTACTTTATCAAAACACTGTGATTATTAACAGCACAGATGGGGCTATTTATGCAATCAATAAACAGAATTCTGAACTACAATGGGTATTTAAAACAGAAGGTGAACAACGTAAAGATATATGGGATTATTTTCTTTCATCACCAGTTATTGAAAATGGAAAATTAGTAGTAGGAAGTGGTGATGGGTATGTTTATTCCTTAAACCCCAAGAATGGCAAATTAATCTGGAAATATAAAACAGATGGGATTGTACATGCTACTCCACTGCTTCATGATAATAAAGTTTTTATCGGAAGTTTTGATGGTTATTTCTATTCTCTTAATGCTGAAAATGGGCATCTAATTTGGAAATTTAAGACTGTTGGTGATGCTTATTTTCCTCAGGGTGAAATTCAGAAAGGTGCTACACTATATAATAATTCTGTGATTTTTGGAAGTAGAGATTATAATATTTATGCTTTAAATAGTGAGTCGGGTCGAGGAGTTTGGAACTACAAAGAAAAAGGAAGTTGGGTGATTGCTACTCCATTAGTAATTGATGATAAAATTTATGTTGGCACTTCAGATTCACATCGTTTTTGTAGTCTTTCTGCTATTGATGGGAGTGAAATATCTTCTTACCCTTTAAATATGCGTGTTTACGGTTCAGGTATTCAACATGAAAACGATATCTATTTTGGTTGCTTTAATGGTAAGCTTTATCAAATAGGTCAATCAAAAGGAAAACTAAAAGAGATTTTTCGGACGAGTGGAAGTAAGAAAAATTATTCTGTAGTGTACAATGATAAAGATGAATTTAAAACAGGTTTTGAATTATACGGTGAAGACTTTAAGGAGGCAGAAAAGAAAATTCTTGATTTAGGAGCTATTTTATCAACTCCATTTATTGATAATGGAATCATTTATTTTGGTGATGCAAATGGAGTTGTTTATGCATTGAAACTTGATGAAAATTCAATGTAGAGTTTTCATTTATCATAAAACTATCGTGCAGAACGTACAATCATCAACTGTCTTTGAGCGATATTATAAGCCACTTGCTTTGCTTTTTCTGCTAGTTCACCTTCAAATAAAGATTCTATTGTTGAGAACCAGAGTGTTAACCACCTTTCAAAATGCTCAGGGCCCATAGTATTATTCATCATATTATCTGTTTTTATATGTGCTTGTACTGGGTTGCCACTAAAAGTTCTCACCCCAAATAGATTTGAATACCAGAAATCAGTTAATTTTTCTAGATGTTCGGGCCATTTTTCTTCATGGATTGCAGTATTGAAAATTGGTCCTAAGACTTCATCTTTTCGTACTCTACCATAAAAAGAAAGCACTATTTTATTGACATCATTTCTATTTTGAATTTGTTCCATTTAAGTGAATTTTGAGGTGTAATCAATTAGGTTTATTGGGAGTGAATTGAATGCATTCTGCTTATTGATTTCATTCCCAATTTCACAAAAGTAATATATTCATACAGAAATAGTATTATGAATTATTTTTCCCATGACATTTCTTATATTTTTTTCCACTTCCACAAGGGCATAAATCATTTCTACCAATTTCAACTTCTTCTTGCTTATTTGTTTCAAATAGTTTCTCTTGTTCAGACATATTTTGATTAAAAATGAGAGCAAGATTTTCATACAATTCAGGGTGATTTTTCTTTAATAAATTAGGTCTCTCAAAGAAATATTCAGAAGTAACGGTTAAAAATTCTTGTACGTTAGTAGCTCCATACGGGTTAATATCAGAATCTTTATTGAGTATCTCTTCTATTTTCTGATGCATTAAATTCATCCATGGTAGTGTGTAGCTTTTTTGAAGAAGAACCTCTGGTATCCCATCAATTTTCCCATCGGCCATATCAATTAAATGAACAAACTCATGAATACCAACATTCTTTTTATCATTATCATTTCTAAATCCTTCTCTTAACGCACCTTTAGAAAGTAACATTTTACCTTCTAATTTCCCTGTGCCTACCATTCCTAGTATATATCCATCTTCAGCTTGAAGTCCAAATTCAGTATCATTTAAATGAGAATCATGTATAAGCACTTCGTTTAAATTTGGATACTCCCAATTTGGGTAGCCAAAAATTGGAATAATAGCACTAGATGCTACTAATAGCTTGTCTAGATCATTTATTTCTGTTTTAACAGCCGTAATTTTTACATGGTTTAAAAACTTTAAAATACGCTGTTCAAAAAGGCTTTGTTGCTCTCTATTTAATTCATTATAAAAAGAAACATGCTCTTTTAAAATATCTCTCCAAGAAGCATTAAACTCTTCTTTACTAACAGTTTTAGTTTTTCTTCCTTTTGAAAGCGTATATCCAATTAATAGGAGAATTAATATGAAAATAATTAAGGCAATAGTGAAATGCATGAAATTAAAGTTTAATGATAATTAGTTGTTATAAGTTATGTAATTACTTTTTATAAACATCAATTTAGAGATGAATACGGGTGTATTTAGCGAAATAATTGATACAATTTTAGGGCTAATTTCAGTAATAATTAATTATTTAGTTCACGTATAAATTGATTTGTAGTATAATTATACGTAAAATTACGTACTAACAGGGTCTTCAATTAAACTAACAAACATGAATAATAATCAAGTTGAGTGTGTAAAGTGTTCCAATACAAACTGTATAATTAAACAAAATAGCCATGTTAATGAGTTAAAGCCTTTTCTTGATGATAAACTTACCGTTTATGTTAAGAAAGGACAACCATTTATTTTAGAAGGGGCACCAGTACATGGATTGTATTTTATATATCAGGGGAAAACCAAAGTTGGTAAAACTGGAATTAATGGTAGAGAACAAATTGTAAGATTATGCAATGATGGAGAAATAATTGGGCATAGAGGTTTTGGTATTGGGCAATCCTATCATATTAGTGCAGTTGCTTTAGAAGATACAGTTTTGTGCAATTTTTCAAATAATAGTATAAGTAAAATGTTACAATCTGTACCAGAGCTATCATACGCCATGATGCTATTTTATGCAGAGGAATTAAATAGAAGTGAAAACAAAGTTCGTAAAATTGCTCAAATGACGGTAAGGGAAAAGGTTATTGATAGCATTTTATATATAAACAGAAAGTTTGGGAAAACAGGGGCATTTCTAAATATTCAGTTATCAAGAAAAGAAATTGCAGATTTTGCAGGAACTACAGACGAACAAGTAATTAGAGTGATTTCAGCATTAAAAAAAGAAGGAATCTTAAAAACTGAAGGAAAGAAGATCGGTATTCTTGAATTAGAAAAGTTAAAGAAAGATATTGCTGAACATAACTTTTTTATAGATAGTTAGTTTTGAGTTATTTAAGAAATTCTGATTAAAAAAAATGTCAATAAAATTAAAATTCTACTTTTTTTTGCTTAAAATGTGTTTGAATTGAATAGACTTTAAAGTGTGTTCAATACAATACATAAACCTTATTAGCAAGTAAATAGAATGTCAATTTTTACATATATACGTGTATCTACCGTCGCACAATCTAAATTTCAACAGCAAGCAAAAATAAAAGGAAAGCCTTTTATTGATAAATGCCCAGTAACATTGCCGTTTGTTGAAAGACCTAGAGCAAAAGAATTATTAGAAATTCTAACTGCAGAGGATATATTACATATTGGTGACATTGATAAGTTAGGAGATAATGTTCATGATATTATCACTGCTTTAAAAGCACTTCTTTCTACTAAAGCAACAGTCAACTTCACAAAGTTTGGTTTGGAAGATAGCCAAGCAAATGCAGGAATACAGGCAGTAATTGCTGCGTTTGAAACAATGCTTAACATGAAAGAATACCAAGTTCAGGAAAAAACTATTGAAGGTATTGCCAGAGCTAAAGCAGAAGGAAAATATAAAGGAGGTAAGAAGGGACGTAAAATGAATTATGATCGTTGGACGGAACGTAATAAAGAAGTTATAAATAGATTAAAGGCTGGTTTTACTACTCAGCAGATTTCGGACGAAACAGGAGTTGGTAAAACGCAGGTTTCTAGAGTTCGAAAAAGATTAAGAGAAATAGAACAAAGTAACCAAAAAGATATTTTTGAAGCCGAACATAAAGAAGAGTTAAATATTGTAGGCTAAGTATATTTTGGTTGTAAAATGAGAGATTCAGTAATGAATCTCTTTTTTTTACGTAAAAAATTGAACTATACTTTCATTTTTAAGTAAAACTACGTAGTATTGCTACGTAATAAAATTATTGTAGTGAAAATTACTTAACTATTATGAGATCAAATACTTTATCAAATGAAAAAGCAACAAGTATTAACTTGTTTGACCTAAGTAGTATTCAAATGCGTACCTTCCATTTGAGTTGGATGGCATTTTTTCTTTGTTTCTTTGGATGGTTTGCTCATGCACCATTAATGAATTCAACAATAGGACCAGATTTAGATCTTACTAAAGATCAAAAAATTATAGCATTTATAGCTTCGGTAGGAGTTACAATTTTTGCAAGATTAGGGGTAGGTAACTTATGTGATAAGATTGGCCCAAGAAAAAGTTATATCTATTTACTTACTTTTGGGGCATTTGTAGTTTCAGCATCTGCATTTGTTACTACATGGGAAATGTATTTTGTTTCTCGTTTAGCAATTGGTGTAATAGGAGCTTCTTTTGTGATTACTCAATACCATACTTCGGTAATGTTTGCGCCAAATGTAGTTGGTATAGCTAATGCAACATCAGCAGGATGGGGTAATTTAGGTGGAGGTGTTACACAGATTATGATGCCATTAATTGCTTCAGGTATGTTAGCAGCTGGTTTTGCTGATTCTGAATTATCTAAATGGAGACCAGCAATGTTTGTACCTGCAGTCTTAATGTTAGTAGTAGCATTTTTATATTGGAGATTTACAACAGATTGTCCAAAAGGTAATTACGAAGATTTACCAGAAGAACGTCCTCAAGCAGCAAAAGGAGAAAAAAGTTTATTTATGTCTGCAGCAAGCGACAAAAGAGTTTGGATCTTATTTGCAATGTATGCAGGGTGTTTTGGAATGGAATTATTTGTAAACGGTAGAGCAGCAACATACTATCAAACAAAGTTTGCTCTATCAGAAAATATGGCTGGCGGTATTGCAGCATTATTTGGTTTAATGAATCTATTTGCTCGTTCAATGGGCGGATGGTTAGGTGATAAATTTTCGAGAACAGGAGGTTTGGAAGGTAGAGTGAAATGGTTAGTTGCTGTTATGATTGTAGAGGGAATGGCTTTGGTCCTTTTTTCAAGAATGGATTATCTACCATTCGCAATTACTGCAATGATTGGTTTTTCTTTATTTGTTCAAATGGCAGAAGGTGCTACCTATTCAGTTGTTCCATTTATTAATAAGAAGGCGTTAGGTTCTGTTTCAGGTATAGTTGGAGCAGGCGGAAATGTAGGTGCTGTAATCTATGCTCAATATTTATTAAGAAGTGGCTCAAGTTTAGAAGAGTGTTTCTTAATATACGGTGTAGCTGTATCAGTGATAGGCTTACTTGGTCTTACAATAAAATTCTCTGAAGCTGACGAAAGATCAGCAATAGAAGAACAAGAAAAATTAGAAGCGTTCGAAGCATCTCTTCAAAACGAAAATATAGCAGTTTAAGCTTTAAAAAGCTTTGAACATCATTAGTGTTCCATAATAATTTTAAACTCTTAAAAATTCTGTGCAGTCTTATCCTTTTAGGGTAAGACTGCTTTTTTTGAAATATTTTTAAATAAAATTTTGTTTTGTTAAGAAAATTTCAATTTATTTGCACCTGACTAAAACAATAAAGCTGGACTATTTTTTCAACAAAGACTAAAATTAAAATGAAAAAGACTATAATCGTCGCTCTATTCTTAGCAATGTGTTCAACTGCATTTGCTCAAGATAAAAAATTCTCAATCGGATTTGGTTTAGGAGGTTCTTTCGCTTCTTCAAAATTTGAAGATGTTAAACAAAAAGGTGCAGGTGTCAACGGATTCTTGAATTTCTATTATAATGTAAATTCTAAATTATCTTTAGGATTAGAATATAATGGTGCTACAATTGTAATTAAGCCTGAAGATGACATGGGTATTAATTTCGAAGCTACAGGACTTTCTTCTTTCTCAGCAAAAGGTTTATACCATTTTAGCGAAAATAAAGTAAGACCTTATGCTGGTATCGGTTTAGGTTTATATAATGTTAGCCCAGGTAAGATTGGTAGCGGAGAGAATTTCATTGAATTTGAAAAAGCAAGTTCTTTTGGTTTTGCACCAGAAGTAGGTCTGAAATTAGGTTGGTTCCAAATTGCAGCACTTTATCACATGATCCCAAGCGTATCATTCTCTGATGATTACAATCCAAGTTATAACAACTTTGAAATTAGAATTGCAGCTAACATCGGCTTAGTATCAAACTAATTAAAATTACAAATTAGCTTAGTTGTTTTATTTATAAAAAGGTCCAATAGAATTCATTTCTATTGGACCTTTTTTATTTAGACAAAAAAAGAAGGGATCAGATAAAATCTAAACCCTTTCCCCATTACTTAAAGCAAACTATTGTTTCTTCTGTAAATCGTATTAAATGTTTTCAAGTAATACTATTACTAGTTTTTTTATGATGATCTCTTTTTTAATCATCTTACAACTATACAAACGTCAAAGGTGGGGTAAATAGTTTCATTAAAATAGTTAATGAATGAAAATGATTGTAATAGAATGATAATTATCAGTGTGCTTTGTTATATGAATGATATAAAATCGGCTATTACGCTATGTAATAGCCGATTTTGATAAGGTTTAGATTTTTTTATTTTAAATCAAAAAACAAAAAAATCTTCTATTTATAACCCAATACCAACATATTCTCTTTCACCATTAGGATACATTCCTTCTAAAAGTATACCACCACGTTTTCCTCTTAGAGCATTTCCTAAATCATCAATAGAGGTGATTGGCTCCCTATCAACATATAAAATTATGAAACCTTCTCTTAAACCTGCTTTAGCAAGTTTACTATTAGGAGCTATTGTTGTTACTTCCAACCCTCCATCAATTCCAAGTTGAGTAGCCTTTTTCTCTGACAATGGTTGTACTTCTGCATTTAAAGCTTCTATTGCTTCTGCAGTATTTTTTGGAGCAGAAACAATATCTGTTGTGTTTTGTGTGTTTTTTAATTTCACATTAAACACTTTATTTTTTCCACTTCTATTTACTGTAACATCAACAACATCTCCTGGTCTTTTTCTAGCAATATACTCTTGCAATTCAGAAACAGTATTTACATCTTCATTATTGATTTTAATAATGATATCTCCCTCCTGAATACCAGCACCTTCAGCAGCACCTTGTGGGGTTACTCCCATAATTGCAACACCAGCAATTTTATCTAAATCTGCTTCATCTGCAATTTCCTGATTTACTTCAGCAATCTGCACGCCAATTAATGCTCTTTGAACAGCTCCATAATTACGTAAATCATCCATTACTTTTTTTACAAGCTCAGATGGAATAGCAAAAGAGTAACCAGTAAAAGAACCAGTTTTAGAAGCAATGGCAGAGTTAATTCCTATTAGATTACCGTTTAGGTCTACAAGAGCTCCACCAGAATTACCGGGGTTTACAGCTGCATCAGTTTGAATAAAAGATTCTACAGATAAGCCAGTTTTAGACCTAAGAATTCCAATGTTTCTTGCTTTAGCACTAACAATCCCAGCAGTTACTGTAGAAGTTAACTCGTATGGGTTTCCAACAGCCAATACCCATTCACCTATTTTGATTTCATCAGAATTACCAAAATTTAAATAAGGTAAAGCATCTTCATATTCTACTTTAAGTAAAGCAAGGTCTGTAGTAGGATCTGTACCAACTAGCGTAGCTTTAAAAGTATGTTTATCTTCTAAGACTACTTCGATTTTATCCGCTCCGTCTATTACGTGGTTGTTGGTTGCTATGTATCCATCAGCAGAAAGAATTACACCAGAACCAGACCCTAGTTGACCACCCTCAGAACGAGGATCGCTAAAAAATTCATGAAATAACCTAGGAGTATTTCTTGGAGCCCTAGATGAAGATGGATTTAAATAGGTTTTAATATGCACAACTGCAGGAGTAGATTTTTCTGCAGCGTTTACAAAATTCATACCTTCTGGAACTGTATAGTCAGCTCTAGCAGGAGATGCCTCGTATTTTGCTAATGTAACAGGTTGATCGAAGCTCTTAATTTCTGTTTTTGATTCAGGTTCAATAACGGTACTATAAATACCAACTGATATGATTCCACCTAATATTGAGGTAGACATCATTGATAAAAATTGCTTTTTCATAAATTGATAGTAAATAATTTGTTCTAAATCTAGAAAACAGGTTGATGATTGATAAAGTTTTCAACACTGTTTATCTATTAATTCCACTAGTAATGTTCTATTTAGTACAAATGAGGTGCAAATGTATCATCTATTTAACTTTTTTATCAAAAAATAAGATTCAATGAATTGAAGTTTAAATTTTTTTAATTCGTTGAAGTATCATTTTATTTTGATGACAGTCATCAGTATTTATGGAAAACTTTCTTGTCATCTTTGTAATGTCATAAGGGAAAAGCATTGAAACATTTGTTTTCTTGCCATCTTATGTGATTCATATACTCTTTTAAAGAGTATTGTTATAGAACTGAGAGTTTCTGTCCTTTATTAAGGGCAGATCAATTTTCATAGTGTTTAAAGTTTGGGTGTAAATTGAAACGGGGCTCGTCAATGACGGGCCTTGTTTTTTATATTTAAGTTTTTTTACGACTGACAAGTTTACATAGATATGTCAATATGACTTATATTTTAGGGTAATCTTTTCAGAAACACTACATGATCTTAACATTAATATTAATTTTACGTTTCGTAATTAGTAGAGTCTCATTTAGAAGCTCTCCACAAGAAGAATAATTTGACGATTAATACAATGTTTACACTTCCTACA
This region includes:
- a CDS encoding outer membrane protein assembly factor BamB family protein, with product MIKICKLLLLTHLSSSLYGQTSLVWEFRTEDRVYSSPVVDDSNIYIGSNDSCLYVLGKEKGQLKWKFKTEGEVKSRPLLYQNTVIINSTDGAIYAINKQNSELQWVFKTEGEQRKDIWDYFLSSPVIENGKLVVGSGDGYVYSLNPKNGKLIWKYKTDGIVHATPLLHDNKVFIGSFDGYFYSLNAENGHLIWKFKTVGDAYFPQGEIQKGATLYNNSVIFGSRDYNIYALNSESGRGVWNYKEKGSWVIATPLVIDDKIYVGTSDSHRFCSLSAIDGSEISSYPLNMRVYGSGIQHENDIYFGCFNGKLYQIGQSKGKLKEIFRTSGSKKNYSVVYNDKDEFKTGFELYGEDFKEAEKKILDLGAILSTPFIDNGIIYFGDANGVVYALKLDENSM
- a CDS encoding group III truncated hemoglobin: MEQIQNRNDVNKIVLSFYGRVRKDEVLGPIFNTAIHEEKWPEHLEKLTDFWYSNLFGVRTFSGNPVQAHIKTDNMMNNTMGPEHFERWLTLWFSTIESLFEGELAEKAKQVAYNIAQRQLMIVRSAR
- a CDS encoding zinc-dependent peptidase, which gives rise to MHFTIALIIFILILLLIGYTLSKGRKTKTVSKEEFNASWRDILKEHVSFYNELNREQQSLFEQRILKFLNHVKITAVKTEINDLDKLLVASSAIIPIFGYPNWEYPNLNEVLIHDSHLNDTEFGLQAEDGYILGMVGTGKLEGKMLLSKGALREGFRNDNDKKNVGIHEFVHLIDMADGKIDGIPEVLLQKSYTLPWMNLMHQKIEEILNKDSDINPYGATNVQEFLTVTSEYFFERPNLLKKNHPELYENLALIFNQNMSEQEKLFETNKQEEVEIGRNDLCPCGSGKKYKKCHGKNNS
- a CDS encoding REP-associated tyrosine transposase, translated to MARTHSFYDQEATYFVTMTVVYWIDVFTRKEYRNIILDSFKYCQEHKGLKIHAYVIMSNHIHMIITKDRNKNLSDILRDFKKHTAKTIVKSIEENREESRREWMLWMFQKAGQKNPKNRDFQFWQQHNQPIILDTSEKLSQRLGYIHDNPIKAGIVQDAKDYLYSSTSNYHGVKYNLLEVDVLR
- a CDS encoding Do family serine endopeptidase, translated to MKKQFLSMMSTSILGGIISVGIYSTVIEPESKTEIKSFDQPVTLAKYEASPARADYTVPEGMNFVNAAEKSTPAVVHIKTYLNPSSSRAPRNTPRLFHEFFSDPRSEGGQLGSGSGVILSADGYIATNNHVIDGADKIEVVLEDKHTFKATLVGTDPTTDLALLKVEYEDALPYLNFGNSDEIKIGEWVLAVGNPYELTSTVTAGIVSAKARNIGILRSKTGLSVESFIQTDAAVNPGNSGGALVDLNGNLIGINSAIASKTGSFTGYSFAIPSELVKKVMDDLRNYGAVQRALIGVQIAEVNQEIADEADLDKIAGVAIMGVTPQGAAEGAGIQEGDIIIKINNEDVNTVSELQEYIARKRPGDVVDVTVNRSGKNKVFNVKLKNTQNTTDIVSAPKNTAEAIEALNAEVQPLSEKKATQLGIDGGLEVTTIAPNSKLAKAGLREGFIILYVDREPITSIDDLGNALRGKRGGILLEGMYPNGEREYVGIGL
- a CDS encoding outer membrane beta-barrel protein, giving the protein MKKTIIVALFLAMCSTAFAQDKKFSIGFGLGGSFASSKFEDVKQKGAGVNGFLNFYYNVNSKLSLGLEYNGATIVIKPEDDMGINFEATGLSSFSAKGLYHFSENKVRPYAGIGLGLYNVSPGKIGSGENFIEFEKASSFGFAPEVGLKLGWFQIAALYHMIPSVSFSDDYNPSYNNFEIRIAANIGLVSN
- a CDS encoding recombinase family protein; the encoded protein is MSIFTYIRVSTVAQSKFQQQAKIKGKPFIDKCPVTLPFVERPRAKELLEILTAEDILHIGDIDKLGDNVHDIITALKALLSTKATVNFTKFGLEDSQANAGIQAVIAAFETMLNMKEYQVQEKTIEGIARAKAEGKYKGGKKGRKMNYDRWTERNKEVINRLKAGFTTQQISDETGVGKTQVSRVRKRLREIEQSNQKDIFEAEHKEELNIVG
- a CDS encoding Crp/Fnr family transcriptional regulator; the encoded protein is MNNNQVECVKCSNTNCIIKQNSHVNELKPFLDDKLTVYVKKGQPFILEGAPVHGLYFIYQGKTKVGKTGINGREQIVRLCNDGEIIGHRGFGIGQSYHISAVALEDTVLCNFSNNSISKMLQSVPELSYAMMLFYAEELNRSENKVRKIAQMTVREKVIDSILYINRKFGKTGAFLNIQLSRKEIADFAGTTDEQVIRVISALKKEGILKTEGKKIGILELEKLKKDIAEHNFFIDS
- a CDS encoding MFS transporter, with protein sequence MRSNTLSNEKATSINLFDLSSIQMRTFHLSWMAFFLCFFGWFAHAPLMNSTIGPDLDLTKDQKIIAFIASVGVTIFARLGVGNLCDKIGPRKSYIYLLTFGAFVVSASAFVTTWEMYFVSRLAIGVIGASFVITQYHTSVMFAPNVVGIANATSAGWGNLGGGVTQIMMPLIASGMLAAGFADSELSKWRPAMFVPAVLMLVVAFLYWRFTTDCPKGNYEDLPEERPQAAKGEKSLFMSAASDKRVWILFAMYAGCFGMELFVNGRAATYYQTKFALSENMAGGIAALFGLMNLFARSMGGWLGDKFSRTGGLEGRVKWLVAVMIVEGMALVLFSRMDYLPFAITAMIGFSLFVQMAEGATYSVVPFINKKALGSVSGIVGAGGNVGAVIYAQYLLRSGSSLEECFLIYGVAVSVIGLLGLTIKFSEADERSAIEEQEKLEAFEASLQNENIAV